TGATCACTTCTTCCTGCGGCAGACCTTCGGCAATCAGTTCCTGTTCTACTTCGACTACATCACCATAGGGGATCTGTCCAAACAGTTCGGTAAGCTGTTTTTTAACCGTGTCTGTCTCTTTACCTTTGTGCAGCTGCAGGATCATATGTTTGAGCAGATCTTTGCGTTTTTTCGAATTATTAATCAGTTCACTCATGAATAACCTCAATGTTTTTGGTTGATAGAACGCAGCACATGTCGAACAGCCAGTATCGGATGGGTAAACATCATCCGTGGACCGGAATAGCGCATGACACGTTTAATCTGCTCCCGGCGTTTTGAACTGTAACAGTGTACCGCACATTTGGAACAAACCGGTTTATCACCGGAAAACGGACAATGCTCCAGTCTGGTCTGTGCGTATTTTAGCAGATCCAGACACGCTGTGCACGGTTCCGAGGTTGCCTGGTGATGCGCCCGGCAGTACATCGCGATCATTGTTTTCACGGTTTTCCATTCCTGCTGCAGTCGGCGTTCCGGCAAGCTCTTCTCCTCAGTATTGGCTTTTGAAAAACTCGTCTCTCAAATATCGGTGCATCGGCGCGTCGCGTGTGCTGTCGACCACTGGCCGGACAAAACTCAGCGGTGTCTCACTGTCCATAGCCAGAATCGAATGGCATAAAGTGCAGTCATGGCGCATGCTTTCGCCGCTTTCCGTGCGCATATTCTCGTTATGACATCGGAAACAGCCCAGATCGCGTTTGTGTCCGGCATGACTCGGATAGGCGCCCCATGATATGTTCATGTGGTGATGCCGGTTCACGCGGTAAATGTCCTGCAGTACGGTCACCGCCTGTTCAAGGTCTGGTCTGTATGTTCGCGCTGCATCCGGATAGTGCCGTTGATAATAGCCAAAGAGTTCGTTTTCAATTCCCTGCATGGCGGCCGCTTTGGACGCGTAGGAAGGGGTGATGGCAGACAGGGCCTGACGCTTGATAAAAGGAATCTTTCGGTTGATCTCGCCGCTGCGAATGGCTGCATCCACGGCCCGGTCCGGGTCTTTGTAAATATGAGTGGCGCGGTTGTGACAGTCAATACAGTCCATGCTGCGAAATTCGTTTTCAGTTTCATGCCGGGATTTCCGGCGCACATTGGTGTAAACCCTGGTATCACCGTCCGACAGCAAGGCCTTGACCGTCAGCATTTCGCGGCGCTCATCCCCGATCGAGGTATACAACACCTGGTTTTTTTCATCAATATGCCAGTGAGCGCCCGGATCATGACCCGGCCGGCCCGCATCGATTTTCACGCTCAGTGTGGTATACTGCGGTGTGGACAAACTGTCTTTTTGATAATGGGCGCGGGTGATCAGCCGCTTGCCGTAAAATTTTTGCGGCCAGTGACATTTCTCGCAGGTTTCACGCGCCGGCCGCAAGGTGTGCACCGGTGTGGGAATGGGCTGATTGTAGAGATTGAATGCCGCCAGATACATCTGGCGAATGCCGTTGAGCTTGGAGGCGATTAAAGCATCCAGCCCCTCGCCGACATGACATTCCACACAGGATACCCGGGCATGCGGGGACCGCTGATAGGTAACCCACTCGGGATTCATCACGCGGTGACAGGCGGTGCCGCAAAAACTCGACTGATCCATAAAATGCAGCATACGAAGGGTGGCAAAAGTCAAGACCAGAATATTGATGACCGTAAAAAAAGCCACAAACCGGATCAGTCGGGCGCCGACCGGCTGCGGCGCCAGATCCTGTTGATTGAACTGATCGCTGAGCAGTTCTTTGGTGGACTTGCCGGCGCTGTTTCTATACTTGATCCAGCCGATCGGGATGAGTAAGAGTCCCAGCACAAACAACACCGGAAACGCCAAATACGTGATCAGCCCGAAATAGGCGTTGCGGATAAATCCCAGCGTGTGGGCGGACTCAAAGACAAGAAAGGAAATGAAGGTAGCCGTCGTCAGGATAACGCCCAGTTTCCCGACCCAATTGATAGAGACGCCGCGCAAAAAGTACCTGTATTTGTTCCACATTATTGCGCCTCAAAATAAGATTCATAAACCTGCTGCATTTTTCCGGACCCGATCTCTTTTTTTAGCGCCTCTGTTGAACGCCCCAGCCATTGATGCATGGGATCATTCTCCAGCAGATCATCGATCGTCTGATTCACCTCCGGATCATCATACGCACGCGCCTGCGGCAGAAACGTGAAATAGAAATGCTGAGCGACCTCGTAAAAACCGTGCCACCAGGTGTAATCCGGTCCCATCATGGAGGATCCGTGCCGGGCGCGACGGCCTTCATGGTGCCACAATTCCCAGAAGGTCCATTCGATATCATTGGAAAACGAGGCCGGGTTGTGCATCAACTCTTTTTCCTTGATCAGAGAAATAATCTCCAGAGCCGGTTTGGCAAATTTATCGTTATACAGCCGGATTGTGGCGTCCATTTGCGTATAGTGCCCGTCCACAAATACGGAACCATGACAAGTCGAGCACACATCTTTCATATGTTCCCGTTTGGTCTGCCAGTTGTCCTTTTTACCGGAAATCACAGGCCGCAATGTCCAGGATAGTCGGTCGCCCACATCATGCGTATAATCCTGTTTAGAGGTAGCGGACATGTGACATGTGGCGCAGGTGGGCGCGGCAAAATAATCTTCTCCCACCACCCATTGATCATCATTTAGATTCATTTTTTCCAGATTGGTATAGTAGGTATTGCCATGTTTGGATTCTTCATAGACTTCTTTCTGCGGATGATCAGGACCCAGATGACATTTGGAGCAGGCCTCCGGCTGGCGCGCCTGGGCTTTGGAAAAGGAATGACGGGGATGGCAGGCATTGCAGGACCCCAGAGATCCATCCGGATTGATGCGTCCGATCCCGGAATTGGGCCAGGACTTGTGCGACAGCTTGTTATCCGTGTTCGGATTTAGCTGTACCTTGGTTCCATGACAGCTTTCGCACCCTTGAATGGCTACCGGATTTCCAGCCGTCACATGTGCCAGATAAGCGTCCTGGGATTCCAGAATTTTTCCGGCCTGAGCGTGATAAGACTGTCTCACCTGATCCGCTTCCTGTTCATGACAGGCGCCGCAGTCTTTGGGTGTCACCAGCGTGGCAATATAAGCGTCATAATGTTCAAACGCATCCGATTCATTTTTATTCGCTCCGTGACAGTCAATGCAGCGCACCTTGTGCAGGGCATGTGAAGATTCATACCATTGATTGTACAATCCTGTTGTTTCTTTTTTATGACAGGTCATACAACGTCCGGCCACCGTTTCATCCGGCGCCGCCGACAAGCCAACTGCAGCCAAAAGCAAAATTAAAAACATTCTTTTGCAAAACATGTCGTTCTCCCTCTGTTTCAAACCACAAACCTTTGCAAATCAGGTGTTTTTTTAAAACAACAAACCCGCATAACTGATTATTCGTTATAAAAATGATTCAATATTGAAAATAACTGCTGATTGACTGCATCACACGGATCGGACTTTGACAGGATCGTATTTGCCGATTGAACAAACGGCCCCGGCACAAGCTCAGCTTCATTCTGCACTAAACTCTGCACCGTAAACGGCGTCGCTTCCATATGGAATTGCAAAGCCAGCGCCTGCCCCTTGTACAAAAAACCCTGCTGCTCGCAACACTCACTTGAAGCAAGATGAATCGCACCGCTCGGCAGATCAAAAGTATCGGCATGCCAATGCAAAACTCTTGATCCGTTTTTTTTCAACTGAAAGATATTCACAGCCTGATCTGTCCAGCTGACTGGAAACCAGCCGATTTCTTTTTCGCGATGCGGATAAACCCGTGCCCCCAGCGCCTGGGCGAGCAGCTGCGCTCCCAGGCAGACACCGATAACCGGTTTGCCCGTCGCAAGAAAAGATTCGATATACCGCCGTTCAGCGGGTAGCCATGGATACTGGTCCTCATCATTTACACCCATCGGACCTCCCATAATCAGCAGCATATCCACCCGATCCAGATCCGGCAGTTCAGCAGACCGGTACAATGCTGTACGTGTCAACTGAATACCTCGCGATAGCGCCCAGTCCGAAAATTTTCCGGGGCCTTCAAACGGTACATGCTGAATCACATGCAGTCGGTTCAATCTTTTTCCTTTTTAAAAAAACAAGTTCAATCCGTTGCTGTTAGAATGTATATGTAGTATCATAACAATTTTTTTAACGGTTGCATTCTCTGTAAATTAATTTAGCATTACACAAGGAGCAGAGGGAAAAGAATATAAACCATCAGGTTACTTTCCTTTGCGTTCTCTGCTGCGTGTTATTTGTAATTTTGCTCATAGCCCGGAAAAAACATCTGTACAATGAGATTTCTGCTATAAAACACGCGTTTTTCGTGTGGGCCGCGGCACCTTGCCAACCAAAACACGCAAGATTTGATCACTTTTATTGTACCAGCAATGCGGTATTCCTTGCGGGCTGTCAATCAGGGTATCTTTTGAAACGGTTTGTGTTTCATCACCGATTTCAACCACACCCTCACCTTCCAAAACATAGAAAAACACATCAACAGGTGTGATATGCGGTTTTAACTGCTCACCCGGCGCCAGTTCAATATGTACCACCTGCGCATGTTCTGTATCATAGATGCGTTTCGCGTCAATCCCGTGCGAATTTTTCATGGGTTCCGCGTTGTTTATGTTTATTGTTTTCATACATCACTCTCGTTTATTAATAATATGTTTAGTTTTTTAACTGTGGCATTGTCTGCAGATTATTTTACAATTGTACGCAAAAGCGCAAAGAAGCAGAGGAATAAAATTCAAAACCTCTGATTTATTTTCTTTCCTTTGCGTTCTCTGCTGCTTTGCGTGCAATTCATAATTCTTGGCGTAAACGAAACAACCTACAGCGTAGAACAACAGAATCAGCCCAAAATAGCTTTCAGGTCTTCATCCGCCGTGGTTACCGGTTTGACGTCAAACTGGTCTACCAGCACATTCAACACGTTATCCGTCAAAAATGCGGGCAATGTGGGACCCAAACGCACACCTTTGATTCCCAGGGCCAGCAGTGACAGCAGTATAACCACCGCTTTCTGTTCGTACCAGGACAGCACCAGAGACAGGGGCAGTTCATTGATTTCGGTATCAAATGCCTCGGACAGCGTCTGTGCGATACGGATGGCGGAATAGGCGTCATTGCACTGACCCACATCCATCAACCGCGGCAGCCCGCCGATTTCGCCCAGGTCTTTGTCATTAAACCGGAATTTGCCGCAGGCCAGGGTCAGCACCACCGTATCCTCGGGCGTTTTTTCCACAAATTCTGTGTAATAATTACGTCCGGGTTTGGCGCCGTCACAACCGCCGACCAGGAAAAAGTGCCGAATATCGCCGTTTTTCACAGCATCGACCACGTTGTCAGCGACATTCATGACCGCATTATGGCCGAATCCGGTCATGAGCGTGCCGCCCGGCTGTTCTTCCGTCAACCCGCCAAGTTGCAGCGCTTTGTCAATGACCGGTGAAAAATCATAATTTTCGATATGGGTCACGCCCGGCCAGGCAACCAATTGACTGGTAAACACCTGATCCCTATAAGACGGTTTTGGTTTTTGAATGCAGTTCGTATTGAACAAATAGGCTGCCGGCACACCGTCAAATTCTTTCTGCTGATTCTGCCAGGCGGTTCCAAAATGTCCGGACAGATGACTGAACTTTTTCAATTCCGGATAGCCATGCGCAGGCAGCATCTCACCGTGCGTGTAAATGTTAATCCCCTTGCCCTCGGTCTGCTGCAGCAGCTTAAGCATACTCAACATATCATGACCGGATACCACAATGGCAGGCCCCGGTTTAATTGTTGTCGACACCACGGTGGGTTCCGGATGTCCCAATGTTGCGGTATGTCCGGTGTCCAGCAATTCCATGGTCCGCACATTGGTCATTCCGCAGCGCATGTTCAATTCCAGCCAGTCCTGCATCGGCTTTTCATCATTCATAGCCGACAGCGCTTCATGGAAAAAGGCATAGACTTGATCATCCTGCTGCCCCAGAATGGCGGCGTGATCCGCATAGGCGGCCATGCCTTTCAGACCATAGGTCAGCAGCTCCTGCAGAGAACGGATATCAGCATCTTTTTCCTGCAGCACACCAATCCCGTTGATGGTCACTGCATCCTGCAGCAAACCGGACTCGTCGTTGGCCGGATTATATGTTGCCGACTCTGGCCAGAGACTCTCATTCGGTTCAACCCGACTCTCTTTTGCGGCCTGACGCAGCAGTTGCGCCGCCTGATTACGAACCTCAGCCGCCTGCTGAATCCAATGCAGCATGCGTTCGGGATCAAAGTCCACATTGGTCACGGTTGTAAACAGGGCTTCCACCGTAAACCGATTGACTTTTTCGTCCGTGCGTCCGTATTGCCGGGCCTGATGCGCCAGATATCCGATGCCCTTGAGCTGATACACGAGGATATCCTGCAGATCAGCAACCTCGGGACTCTTGCCGCAGACTCCGATTTTATCGCATCCTGTTCCACTTTTGGTTTGTTCACATTGATAACAAAACATATTAACTCCTTTTTCAGTTTAGATCCATTCCTCACGCAGGATATCGCCTTGCAGTCCGAGAATAATGGCCTTGATCGGTACGTGACGGGTTGCCTGTTCCGCAGCCGCCTGGGCCATGTGCAAAAGCCCGCCGCAGCAGGGAACCTGCATCATCAATACCGTGAGTGTATTGATTTGCGCTTCTTCTATTAATGCTTTGATTTTTTCAACATATACATTCTGTCCTTCATCCAGTTTCGGACAGGCAATGGCAAGTGTTTTATCTTTGAGAAAAGATTGATGAAAATCACCTGCAGTAAATGCCGAGCAATCCGACGCCAGCAGCAAATCCGATTTTTTGTAATGCGGCGCCGCAGGTGAAATCAAATGCAGCTGCACCGGCCAGTGGGTTAACTGTGAGGGCACAGAATCTTTCGTTTGCTGCGCCTGATTGCTCTGCGTTGCAAAAGACATAGACTGACTGCCGGGGCAGCCGCTGAATACGGGTTCCGGCCTGTCATCCGGAACGGGCATGCCTTTTTCTTTGAGAACGTTAACCGCCTCCTGTAAATAGTCGGTTTCTCCATGCTCACGCAAATGCTGCAAATGTGCCTTGATTGTATTTTCTCCCTGTGAGATTACATTTTCCATCACGTTGCGTTCATCATAGGTCTCCGCGTCCCGCTCCTCGATGGTTATGGCGCCTTCGGGACAGTGTCCGAGACAAGCGCCCAGACCATCGCAATAACGGTCACTGACCAGCCGCGCTTTGCCGTCGATCAGCTGTATAGCGCCTTCCGGACAACCCGGAATGCACAATCCGCAACCATTGCATTTTTCTTCATCTATGTTGATAATTTTTCGTTTCATATCAATTTCCTTATTGTTAAATTGTACTCCCAATATAAAAGAAAAACGGGTTATCAACCTTGATCTGAATCAAGAAAACAGAAAAATGACAGAAAAAGAGAAAAAATTACTTGAATTTGATTACTTTCGTCACATGGCGTCAACAAGCCGTCAGCATCTCGCGGATATTTGTTTGGAAAAAAATACGGAAAAACAGGAAATCATATTCACGGAAGCAGAGAAAGGATATGCTCTATTCTGCTGTATTCAGGGTCAAATCCAATTAAGTAAAATCACAGCCGACGGCAGGGAAATTGTAATCAAAGTCATACAGCCGGGTGAAATTTTCGGTGAAGTCATTTTGTTCGAAAGCGACTTGTACCCGGTAACTGCGACCGCGTTAAAACCGAGCCGGCTTTATATGATCCCCAAACATCAATTTCTCTGTTTGCTGGAGAAACAGGATTTCCGCAATGATTTTATTGCCCTGCTGATGCGCAAGCAGCGTTATCTTGCGGAGCAAATTAAATATTTAACAATACACGATGTGGAAGACCGGTTTTTTCGCTTTATAAAAGAGCACTATGAAGGAGCCAACCGTATTAAACCCGAACTGAGTAAAAAGGATATGGCCGCGGCGATCGGAACCACCCCGGAAACCCTGTCCCGTTTATTCAATCGCCTGATAAAAGATAAAAAAATTCATTGGCAGGGGAAATGGATGGTCATTGATCAACCCTAGCGCTGTCGCGCAAAAAAACAAGCAGCTCGGCCATTGATCCCGAGTAGTGCGGTGCAAATCCATTTTCTGCGTCGCCAAGCGCATAATTATTGACCAGAAATGTCTCTAATCCTGCAACGCGCGCCGACATATCATCCTGATAATCATTTCCGATCATGAGGCACCGGCTCGGCCTGCAATCGAGTTTTTCGCAAATTTCCAGGTAATAGTCCGGATGCGGTTTGCTCACGTGCATGATTTCATAACTGGTGATCATTGAAAACATCGCACTGTCAAGTCCCGCCCAGCGCACGCGCTCTTTAATCGCGGCGTACGGGAAAATGGGTACCGTGGCCAGAACAAGATTTGATGTCAATTGCGCTGCAGCTTGAACAGCAGCGCTTGCTCCCGCAACAGGATGCGTGATTTGTCTGATCTTTAAATAGTCATTGTGATAATATTCTTTAACGATTCCCTCCAACGTTGAAAATGAAACAGAGGACTGCCGTTCAAAATAATCAGCAAAGACCTGGCGCAAGGTCCGGCGCCCGCGTTTTGCAGACAGGACCGCCTGGGTCGCCCCTGTCATCAGAGAAATAAATTCGGTTTCTTCAAAGTATCCAGAAACACACGGTGTCAATGTTTTAAAATAGTGTTTTACAAACCGGTCCGCGTTGTTGCGCAACAATGTATCGTCCAGATCAAATAAAATAGCTGAATATTTCAATAAATTTTCCATGTGCTCCGATCATTATCATATAGGCAGAATAATAAACATTTCAGCCGGGTATCAAAATCCAGTTAGAATGCCAATGCTTTAAAAACGCTTTGTCAACTCTGGCACTTTAGTGATAGTATACTCTAAGAGCTCTCCTTCAGCCGAAGGTAATTCGTATTTAACAGGTCCAACCCCTCTGGCGTACCACCATACATGCTCTCCGGCAAAAACAGGACTTGCAGCCACATCCAGATAAGTCACGGCAATCTTCATCCGCAGACAATTATGAAACGTCCCCGCGGGTGTGATAACAGTTTCAATCCGGTTAATGTTATAATCTATCCTGATCTGAGACCGACGTGTTGCAGAATCCGTTTGAGTTTCTGTGAAGACCATACTGGTTGAAAATTCCATACGCTCCGACATGGGGGCATATGGAAGCGGCGGTGAAAACATAATCCTGGGGAATAACGGCAAATTCGGTTCAAAAGTTTTCCAATACAATTGACTGTCCTGCAGGACGTGGGTTTCACTCCAAAGCGCTGTATCTAAAGTATCATAATAAATCAATTGAAATGTTTGAATTCCGTTACCGGTTTCAGTCATCAGTATTTTGGATATACTGCCGGAAAACTCCCACGTATTCCCGTCATGGACCGGGAAATAGACGATCGGCTTAAAAACCGGTTCTTTTTCATTGCAGGCCATCACCAGGAAACCGACCAGCAGCGCAAAAATAAAATATTTACAGTCTTTTCGCTTCATTCCATTTCTTTTTTCTGGTTCTATCACACATCAAGTGGCCAAGAACCTCTTAAACGGCAAGGCGTAAATCAAGTATTTTTTTCACTTGAGACTAACGAGCCGGCAATGAACAGGGCCGCGCTTATGATCGCAAAATTTTTAATAATATACTGACCTTCAAGCGTCAAACCATAGGGGAACTGTGTCCATACGGCATCCGGGGTGACCACAAGGGGCAGGAAGGTACCCGGCATATGCAGCGCCAGCAACAACAGGATCAGCCACATGGGGCGACCCAACAGAAAACCGATTCCAATGACAACCTCCCAGGTAGCAAGCACGGGAATAAACAGATCAGGACTGATAAAGGTAATTGTATTCCTGACCACTTCTTCCGCCGGTGAAAGTCCGGGGAAATATTTCAAAACGCCGAACCAGATAAAAATAACACCAAGCGCCAGCCTTGCGACCCTCACACCGTTACGCTGGGCCCATATTGCAACTTTTGTTTGAATGCTGTGTATAAAATTCATTTCCTGCTCCAATTTTTCAAAGGTAACACCCGGATTTTGAAAACATTTCATTTTCTGATGTATTTTTATCTTTACCGGGCGCTTTTAGACCGGATTGTCAATATCAACAAATGACACTATAATATCAAACTTTTTGGCGACCAGACCTCCAAGCCGCTGAATGCCAAGCCGTTCTGACGCGTGATGGCCCATTGAAAAAAAATGTAATTTTCCCTCCTTGGCAAGATGCATCACAGGTTCTGAAACTTCGCCTGTGACAAACGCATCCACTCCCATTTCCAGCGCTTCTGCAATTAACTTTTGCGCGCCGCCGGAACAGACCGCAATCGTTTCAATGGTTTCCGGGCCATAGGCAAACGACAAGGGTTCTGATGAGTAAATCTTTTTTAAAAGCTGAACAAATTCATTCAGCTGAACCGGATGAATCCGTCCCCGGAGTCCGATGCCGCCAAACGGTTCAAGGTGAGTCATGCCCAGCAATTGCGCTGCAGCCGCATTATTCCCGATTTTGCGATGGGCATCCAGAGGCAGATGATACGCCAGCAATGTAATATCGTGCTTGAGCAGTTTTTGCAGACGCCCCTTGAGCACGCCTTTGACCACATGGCTTTCTTTGTCCCAGAGAATGCCATGATGCACAATCACCATATCCGCTTTTTCTTCGATCGCCGCATCAATTAAATCAGCATTACAGGATACTCCGGTCACGATTTTACCGACGGTTTCCTTACCTTCCACATGGATACCTTTGGGAGTAAAATCCTGAAAATTTTCAATTTCAAGATATTCATTCAAATAGCGGATCACATCATCACGTTGCACTGTCTTCATACTCAATGTCCTCACATTTCCGGATACTGGAACCCATTATGATGCAGTACGGATTTTATTGAACGTTTCGGGACGTGAAGCTGTTCTTGTTTATCTTTGAAATACTTGATCGAATCCGATAACGGTACCGCTACGGGTTTTTCATCAGGATAACCCAGGGCCAGGGCGGAATCAATTTCATGCGTTTCCGGTACATTCAGAATATGAGCGGCCTTTTCCCGTTGTATTGAACCCAGCCAGCAGGATGCGATATCTTTTTCCAATGCGGTTAATATCATATTTTCAACAGCGGCTCCCACATCATGCCCGATCCATTTCGATTGACAATCCTTGCGCACCACGATGACGATATAAGCTGTCGGTTCTTTGCCCGGCGCCGGTCGGCCTTGATTGTTTTTTAAATATCCAGCCCAGCTCGTCAATTCGAATATAGAATTTACCACATCAGGATCATCCACCACGATGAATTCCAGAGGTTGCCAGTTTCTCGCAGAGGGAGCGAGGCGTCCGCTGTCAACAATACGTTCAAGAATAGTATAGGGCAGTTTGGCCGGTTTGAACTGCCGCACAGAACGGCGCTTTTGAATCATCTGATACAAATTCATTTTTTGCCTTCTTTTTTTACAATAATTTATCAGAAAAAGTTGTAAAACACAAGTGAAAATCCTTGTTCCTGCAGCCAGGTGTTTGTAACTTTTATAAACTCGTATCGTAAACCCTGTTAGAACAACAAAAAGAAAAGGAGGTGCACTTGTGACAGCCTCGGAACAAACAACCCGGAAACGGCAGACCCCTCAAAAGGACCCTTTGAGCGGTATTCTGGTCGGATTCATTTTAATGACAGCGGGTGTCATTTTTTATCTTTATGAACAACATGTGATATATGAATGGTTATGGTGGTTCTTGTTCGTCGTGGGAATTTTACTGATCATAGATGTGGTGGTTCGTCTCTTTATTTCCAAATACAGATATTCCATCGGAGGCCGGTTCATCGGCGCTGTTTTTATCTTGATCATTTCCGGCGGTAATTTATTCGATATAGACCATTGGTGGCCATTTTTATTGATCGCAGCAGGAATCGGAATCATTTTCAATGCCCTGAGACAAGGCCCGGTACCCCACGAATAAATCCGTTTGCAGCAATAAAAATCACTTTTTTGAGCCCGGATTGAACCCAAACCAGAGACGGACAACATAACACGGCCTCTGGTTTATTCAATCCTGAAGCATCATCCCCTCCCCGTTAATCCGCTTTGCCATTAATACTTTTTGTATTTTTGTCTTTTTTTTATATATTTCCCTTTATATCAAGGAGACAGAATGAATTTAACCGACATTTTATCGCCCGATGTCATAAAAATCCCTCTTAAAGGTGCAGAAAAAAACGCAGTCCTCGAAGAAATGGTCGATATTCTGCACCAGGCTCAAAAAACCGACAAAAGAGATGATGTTCTTCAGGCGGTCCAGCAGCGGGAACGGATTATGAGTACCGGTATGGGAGATGGTGTCGCCATTCCGCATGCAAAATCAGATGGTGTTGAAACATTAACCGCTGCATTGGGGATCACCAAACAGGGCGTGGATTTTCAGGCCATAGACGGAAAACCTGTAAGAATCGTTTTTTTACTGGTAGGACCCAACGATCAGGCGGGGCCGCATCTAAAAGCACTCAGTCGCATATCGAGACTCATGCACCGAAAAGAGTTCAGACAGCGTCTGGCCAAAGCCCGGAATGCGGAGCAAATATTATCAGCGATCGAAAAGGAAGAACAAAAGCACTTTTCTTCCTGAGATTCTGTTTCTTTGCAATGTGTAGCCAGGGCTGTAAAAGCCCTTTTTTTATTTAAGGAGGTGCGTATGAAACAATGTCCGGATTGTCAGCGCTTGTTTGCAAAAGAGATAAAAGAGTGTCCGCATTGTCATAAAAAACTCGAATCTTCATCTGCCGATGACACACAAGAAACATTCATCGGCCTCTATTCCTTACCCGGAGAGGTGTATGCGAAAATGGTCAAAGAAGTTCTGGAAAATGAAGGCATTACCTGTATATTAAAACAGGATGTCGTCGGAAGCAGTCTGTTGGTAAAAGGCACCAATATATCAGGCGGGTCTTATCAGCTTTTTGTAAAAAGAAAAGACCGAGATCGGGCACAGAATATTCTACATGGAATGATGGATCACATATAAGGAGCAACCAGACGAATGAAATACAAATCAGTCACCGGTGTTCGAGATGTTTTACCGGAAGAACAGCCGTATTGGCGGTTGATTGAACAGAAAATTGCAAAGATCACACAGCTTTACGGATATTTACGGGTAGACCCCCCGATATTTGAAGAAACCCGTTTGTTTGAACGCGGTGTAGGGGATACCACGGATATTGTCGAAAAGGAAATGTACACCTTTCAGGACAAGGGGGATCACAGTTTGACCCTGCGCCCTGAATTTACAGCCGGGGTGATGCGGCTTTATATTGAAAACGGATTACACAAACAGCCCAAACC
This genomic window from candidate division KSB1 bacterium contains:
- the hcp gene encoding hydroxylamine reductase — protein: MFCYQCEQTKSGTGCDKIGVCGKSPEVADLQDILVYQLKGIGYLAHQARQYGRTDEKVNRFTVEALFTTVTNVDFDPERMLHWIQQAAEVRNQAAQLLRQAAKESRVEPNESLWPESATYNPANDESGLLQDAVTINGIGVLQEKDADIRSLQELLTYGLKGMAAYADHAAILGQQDDQVYAFFHEALSAMNDEKPMQDWLELNMRCGMTNVRTMELLDTGHTATLGHPEPTVVSTTIKPGPAIVVSGHDMLSMLKLLQQTEGKGINIYTHGEMLPAHGYPELKKFSHLSGHFGTAWQNQQKEFDGVPAAYLFNTNCIQKPKPSYRDQVFTSQLVAWPGVTHIENYDFSPVIDKALQLGGLTEEQPGGTLMTGFGHNAVMNVADNVVDAVKNGDIRHFFLVGGCDGAKPGRNYYTEFVEKTPEDTVVLTLACGKFRFNDKDLGEIGGLPRLMDVGQCNDAYSAIRIAQTLSEAFDTEINELPLSLVLSWYEQKAVVILLSLLALGIKGVRLGPTLPAFLTDNVLNVLVDQFDVKPVTTADEDLKAILG
- a CDS encoding 4Fe-4S dicluster domain-containing protein; this translates as MKRKIINIDEEKCNGCGLCIPGCPEGAIQLIDGKARLVSDRYCDGLGACLGHCPEGAITIEERDAETYDERNVMENVISQGENTIKAHLQHLREHGETDYLQEAVNVLKEKGMPVPDDRPEPVFSGCPGSQSMSFATQSNQAQQTKDSVPSQLTHWPVQLHLISPAAPHYKKSDLLLASDCSAFTAGDFHQSFLKDKTLAIACPKLDEGQNVYVEKIKALIEEAQINTLTVLMMQVPCCGGLLHMAQAAAEQATRHVPIKAIILGLQGDILREEWI
- a CDS encoding type 1 glutamine amidotransferase, yielding MNRLHVIQHVPFEGPGKFSDWALSRGIQLTRTALYRSAELPDLDRVDMLLIMGGPMGVNDEDQYPWLPAERRYIESFLATGKPVIGVCLGAQLLAQALGARVYPHREKEIGWFPVSWTDQAVNIFQLKKNGSRVLHWHADTFDLPSGAIHLASSECCEQQGFLYKGQALALQFHMEATPFTVQSLVQNEAELVPGPFVQSANTILSKSDPCDAVNQQLFSILNHFYNE
- a CDS encoding nitrous oxide-stimulated promoter family protein, encoding MPERRLQQEWKTVKTMIAMYCRAHHQATSEPCTACLDLLKYAQTRLEHCPFSGDKPVCSKCAVHCYSSKRREQIKRVMRYSGPRMMFTHPILAVRHVLRSINQKH
- a CDS encoding NapC/NirT family cytochrome c, yielding MWNKYRYFLRGVSINWVGKLGVILTTATFISFLVFESAHTLGFIRNAYFGLITYLAFPVLFVLGLLLIPIGWIKYRNSAGKSTKELLSDQFNQQDLAPQPVGARLIRFVAFFTVINILVLTFATLRMLHFMDQSSFCGTACHRVMNPEWVTYQRSPHARVSCVECHVGEGLDALIASKLNGIRQMYLAAFNLYNQPIPTPVHTLRPARETCEKCHWPQKFYGKRLITRAHYQKDSLSTPQYTTLSVKIDAGRPGHDPGAHWHIDEKNQVLYTSIGDERREMLTVKALLSDGDTRVYTNVRRKSRHETENEFRSMDCIDCHNRATHIYKDPDRAVDAAIRSGEINRKIPFIKRQALSAITPSYASKAAAMQGIENELFGYYQRHYPDAARTYRPDLEQAVTVLQDIYRVNRHHHMNISWGAYPSHAGHKRDLGCFRCHNENMRTESGESMRHDCTLCHSILAMDSETPLSFVRPVVDSTRDAPMHRYLRDEFFKSQY
- a CDS encoding cupin domain-containing protein, which encodes MKTININNAEPMKNSHGIDAKRIYDTEHAQVVHIELAPGEQLKPHITPVDVFFYVLEGEGVVEIGDETQTVSKDTLIDSPQGIPHCWYNKSDQILRVLVGKVPRPTRKTRVL
- a CDS encoding multiheme c-type cytochrome: MFCKRMFLILLLAAVGLSAAPDETVAGRCMTCHKKETTGLYNQWYESSHALHKVRCIDCHGANKNESDAFEHYDAYIATLVTPKDCGACHEQEADQVRQSYHAQAGKILESQDAYLAHVTAGNPVAIQGCESCHGTKVQLNPNTDNKLSHKSWPNSGIGRINPDGSLGSCNACHPRHSFSKAQARQPEACSKCHLGPDHPQKEVYEESKHGNTYYTNLEKMNLNDDQWVVGEDYFAAPTCATCHMSATSKQDYTHDVGDRLSWTLRPVISGKKDNWQTKREHMKDVCSTCHGSVFVDGHYTQMDATIRLYNDKFAKPALEIISLIKEKELMHNPASFSNDIEWTFWELWHHEGRRARHGSSMMGPDYTWWHGFYEVAQHFYFTFLPQARAYDDPEVNQTIDDLLENDPMHQWLGRSTEALKKEIGSGKMQQVYESYFEAQ